A DNA window from Caulobacter mirabilis contains the following coding sequences:
- a CDS encoding DUF7507 domain-containing protein — protein sequence MVARKGRAAAARLLRAAGIGALSGLMILSSAGYAHAQQRSILNTGFEAQNPGGPGAPTFQLFNTGAVTGWKAVANSNNTATQIELWDSGFQGVTSYEGSVHAEMNANLPGALYQEVCFTTGESIGWFFAHRARSGGANPQIANFEIANASGTVLQTLASQSSPIDNTWYTNSGTGVYAGPTGIQRIQFRTTNPGSVGNFLDAIQIDLAAYAEFSSATTSALEGAASPTVPSITVTGKVDQAVTIPLTITGGTATSGVDYTLSPLSITIPAGNYSGTLFPIPLTIINDSTIEADETVIVRLGTPSNAEIFLANTGCSGNPTLQATHTILDDDVDLRTNKTLSSANASPAEGDTVSFQIAVTNLGARAATAVTLTDRLPAGMTFTSATPSAGTYSSANGIWTLGNLAAGATATLTLTGTVNTGQAGNTITNTTTAATGTNVDNSRTAGDDLTESVVVNSTSGLSVTKSGVLDRGADGVAGVGDVITYSFTVRNTGTSALTNVALTERLPGAILTGGPIATLPRGATDTTTFKATYTLTQADVDRGRVDNTVDGTARDGTGATLTATGQTTTPIPQTVGLGITKTQTGGPTTVNAAGQTLTYTVVLRNTGNITQTNAKVVDTLPSAVASTLGGQTESILADGLLQPGETWTYTVSYVTTQADVDGGAPLVNSALGNSDQSSPVSATATTLVSRNPVMVVSKQVDRTSIGQPGVLNYTITLRNAGNVTLTGISVADTLPNGSAGVLSGPAGDGGVAGAIDVGETWTYTTTYTVTQAEIEAGTARVNTVTGRTAQINSPLTATATTTISRNPAVAIDKTVDRASISAPGVLNYTIKVSNTGNLALTGVSVSDTIPDGTVGALTGPTGDGGVVGTLDLGETWTYTASFNVNQARIDAGTALVNTARVTTTQTPTAVTDTATTTITATPALTVRKTVDRATISAPGVLNYTITVSNTGNQSLTGVTPTDTLPNGSAATLTGPTGDGGVVGTLDVGETWTYTTTYSVTQAEIDAGTDRTNTISVVSTQTSTPATGTAVTRIQRSPAITIDKTVDRSSIAAPGALNYTITVRNSGNVALTGVAVSDTLPDGGAGTLTGPTGGGGAPGVLDVGETWTYTTSFNVSQARIDAGTSLTNLASATSTQTPTAVTDTAVTTVTAAPALTVRKTVDRPTISAPGLLSYTITVSNTGNVSLTGVTPTDTLPNGSTGALTGPTGDAGVAGTLDVGETWTYTTTYSVTQAEIDAGTDRTNTVGVTTTQTPTPATGTAVTRIQRSPAITIDKTVDQASISAPGALAYTIVVRNTGNVALTGVTLSDTLPDGTAGALSGPTGDGGAPGVLDVGEAWTYTTSFNVSQARIDAGASLTNLASVTSTQTPTPTTDTAVTTVSQRAAFRIDKTVDQAVISTPGSLNYTIRVINTGNVSLTNVAPTDTLPDGSIGVLPAPSGDGGAAGVLDVGETWTYTISYPVDQARIEVGGNLINRVSVTTAETTSPLDDAVTSIAQYFSLSIDKIVDQSSTSTVGTVLNYTVTLRNTGNVSLSGLSVTDTLPNGAAGVLTFTGGDANGDTRLDLNEQWTYSGSYIVTQADIDNGATLVNTARATSAQTPVAVSDTATTIVNQNAGILVEKDVDKDTVATTGTLVYTIRATNIGNTTLSNVTPVDILPDGTTAVLSGPSGDGGLPGEIDVGETWTWTTTFNVNQNQLNAGADLINNVTVTATDPGGNRTDSDSVTTSLVRVPAMAVTKSVDKTAIAAPGTLSYALTVSNTGNVSLTNVTPVDTLPDGSAAVLSGPAGDGGAPGVLDVGETWTYTTTFNATQAQIDAGAPLVNSLSATSAETPTPATATATTTITGSPSLRVTKVVDRGAISAPGQLNYTITVANTGNVSLTGVTPTDTLPDGTAGVLSPPSGDAGVLGVLDVGETWTYTTTFNATQAQIDAGATLTNTVSVVSTQTPAPTTATAATTVSTAPGLAVTKAVDQTSISAPGTLTYTLTLSNTGNVSLTGVTPVDTLPDGSAGALSGPTGDGGAPNVLDVGETWTYTTTFNATQAQIDAGLALVNNLSVTTTQTPTPETASATTTVNGAPGLSVTKVVDHRSISAPGPLNYTITARNTGNQSLTGVTPTDTLPDGSAGALSGPTGDAGAPGVLDVGETWTWTATFNATQAQIDAGATLTNTVSVVSTQTPAPATATAATTISSAPRLSVGKTVDQASISAPGTLTYTLTLSNTGNVSLTGVAPVDTLPDGSTAALSGPTGDGGAPGVLDVGETWTYTTTFTVNQARIDAGAALVNSLSATTAETPTPETATATTTIAAAPELTATKTVDRSAISAPGVLNYVIRLRNAGNVSLTGVTPSDTLPDGSAGVLSGPSGDGGAPGVLDVGETWTYTTTFAVNQARIDASAPLVNTVSAVTTQTPTARTATATTTVSSDPGVAITKSVDHATVSSPMTLTYTIRALNTGNRSLGSVTLNDTLSNGGVVTVGAPQESPGGGTPGVLDVGETWTWTATYALTQADIDAAAALVNTATLTTDLTAAQSATATTLVNDLSELIVEKDVDLQQVSAPGPLTYSIRVVNGGNTRLMTPALTDTLSNGGTVTVGPPSESLPGGTAGVLDVGETWTYTATHAVTQAEIDAGADLVNTASATAQRPAGGALTADDTATTRITQRVDVELVKSGTLNLGADGRIGAGDTISFAFAVSNTGNVTINNLTLTDGLPGVVVTGGPIASLAAGARDATTFTGSYILTQADIDAGRITNPATVTGATSAGGTATASDDVTLALTGLPTITLDKTGSLNMGANGRADVGDVITYAFTVTNIGNVTVNAVSISDVLPGIVLNGGPIASLAPGASDSGTITAAYALTQADIDAGQVINTATASGQDPSGNPVSASDGLTIPIAGAPTITLDKTGSLNLGADGRADVGDVAAYAFTVTNTGNQTLTNVTITDALAGVTLSGGPIATLAPGASDSTTITATYALKQTDIDAGQLVNTATTTAAAPGGATVSANDSLTLPITGAPLLTLDKTGVLDLGGDGRAGVGDVITYAFTVTNGGNVTVSNVVITDALAGVTMSGGPIATLAPGASDTTTITATYALTQADVDAGRVINTATATGQTPSGDPLTGTDSVTVPVAGAPAVTLTKTATLDDGGDGRADAGDTIRYRFLVANTGNQTLTNITIADALAGVTVTGGPIATLAPGASDATTITATYVLTQADIDGGQVVNTATATGQGPGAVSVSDADSVTTPILGAPAIVATKAAALTTDRATQGVGNAGDVITYTVTVTNTGNTTLENLVVGDVFQGGAETLLACAPSTLPPGATTACTSYTHVITQDEANAGVSLSNTVSARAHVLGRPAVTATAGAATTTAVEPDPTDLQISKSAAPRDVKIGDLVRYTVTIVNVGTVDAVDVTLTDTPPGGFSYVEGSLSVDDADDAFRLAGVNPIRVDRIDVPVGQRATVVYLLRVGAGVRPGSHVNRAVAEDGPRVSNIATAEVRLVSDPLLDESLIVGTVFDDRDGDGWQDEGEPGIPGVRIASVEGLIVETDQFGRYHLVGVDGGPWERGRNFILKVDPVTLPPGSRFSTDNPLLRRVTPGLPVRFDFGVILPQAAAPSGQEVRP from the coding sequence GTGGTAGCCCGAAAGGGCCGAGCCGCGGCCGCCCGGCTTCTTCGCGCCGCCGGCATCGGCGCGCTCAGCGGGCTGATGATCCTGTCGTCGGCGGGATACGCCCATGCTCAGCAACGTTCCATCCTCAACACCGGCTTCGAGGCGCAGAATCCTGGCGGTCCGGGCGCGCCGACCTTCCAGCTGTTCAACACGGGGGCCGTAACGGGCTGGAAGGCCGTCGCCAACTCGAACAACACGGCCACCCAGATCGAGCTCTGGGACAGCGGCTTCCAGGGGGTGACCTCCTACGAAGGCTCCGTCCACGCCGAGATGAACGCCAACCTGCCCGGCGCCCTCTATCAGGAGGTCTGCTTCACCACGGGCGAAAGCATCGGCTGGTTCTTCGCGCACCGCGCGCGCTCGGGCGGCGCCAACCCGCAGATCGCCAACTTCGAGATCGCCAACGCGTCCGGAACGGTGCTGCAGACGCTGGCGTCGCAGAGCTCGCCGATCGACAACACCTGGTACACCAATTCCGGAACCGGCGTGTACGCCGGCCCGACCGGGATTCAGCGGATCCAGTTCCGCACGACCAATCCGGGCAGCGTCGGCAACTTCCTGGACGCCATCCAGATCGACCTGGCGGCCTACGCGGAGTTCTCTTCAGCCACGACTTCGGCGCTGGAGGGGGCGGCCAGCCCGACCGTTCCGTCGATCACCGTGACCGGCAAGGTCGACCAGGCGGTCACCATTCCCCTGACGATCACCGGCGGCACGGCGACCTCGGGCGTCGACTACACCCTGTCGCCGCTGTCGATCACCATTCCCGCGGGCAACTACAGCGGCACGCTGTTCCCGATCCCGCTGACGATCATCAACGACAGCACGATCGAGGCCGACGAGACGGTCATCGTCCGCCTGGGCACGCCCAGCAACGCCGAGATCTTCCTGGCCAACACCGGCTGCAGCGGCAACCCGACCCTGCAGGCGACCCATACGATCCTCGACGACGACGTCGACCTGCGCACCAACAAGACCCTGTCCTCGGCCAACGCCTCGCCCGCCGAGGGCGATACGGTCTCGTTCCAGATCGCGGTGACCAACCTGGGCGCGCGGGCCGCGACGGCCGTGACCCTGACCGATCGGTTGCCCGCGGGCATGACCTTCACCTCCGCGACGCCGAGCGCGGGGACCTACAGCAGCGCCAACGGCATCTGGACCCTCGGCAATCTGGCGGCGGGCGCGACGGCGACCCTGACTCTGACCGGAACCGTCAACACGGGGCAGGCAGGCAACACGATCACCAACACGACGACGGCCGCGACGGGAACCAACGTCGACAATAGCCGAACAGCCGGCGACGACCTGACCGAGAGCGTGGTGGTGAACTCCACCTCGGGCCTGTCGGTGACCAAGAGCGGCGTGCTGGATCGCGGGGCCGACGGCGTCGCCGGGGTCGGCGACGTGATCACCTATTCGTTCACGGTGCGAAACACCGGCACCAGCGCCCTGACCAATGTCGCGCTGACCGAGCGGTTGCCCGGCGCGATCCTGACCGGCGGTCCGATCGCGACCCTGCCGCGCGGCGCGACGGACACCACGACCTTCAAGGCGACCTACACCCTGACCCAGGCCGACGTTGACAGGGGGAGGGTGGACAACACCGTCGACGGAACGGCCCGGGATGGGACCGGGGCCACGCTCACGGCGACCGGCCAGACCACCACGCCGATCCCGCAGACGGTCGGCCTCGGCATCACCAAGACCCAGACCGGCGGGCCGACGACCGTCAACGCCGCGGGGCAGACCCTGACCTACACGGTGGTGCTGCGGAACACCGGCAACATCACCCAGACCAACGCCAAGGTCGTCGACACCCTGCCGAGCGCCGTCGCCAGCACGCTCGGCGGGCAGACGGAGTCGATCCTCGCCGACGGACTGCTGCAGCCGGGCGAGACCTGGACCTACACCGTAAGCTACGTAACCACCCAGGCCGACGTCGACGGCGGCGCGCCGCTGGTCAACTCGGCGTTGGGCAACAGCGACCAGTCGTCGCCCGTGTCGGCGACGGCGACGACCCTGGTGTCGCGCAATCCGGTGATGGTGGTCAGCAAGCAGGTGGACCGAACCAGCATCGGCCAACCCGGCGTGCTGAACTACACCATCACCCTGCGCAACGCCGGCAACGTGACCCTGACCGGCATATCGGTCGCCGACACCCTGCCGAACGGGTCGGCCGGCGTCCTGTCGGGACCCGCCGGCGACGGCGGCGTGGCCGGCGCCATCGATGTGGGCGAGACCTGGACCTATACGACGACCTACACCGTCACGCAGGCCGAGATCGAGGCGGGGACGGCTCGCGTCAACACGGTGACCGGGCGCACGGCGCAGATCAATTCGCCGCTGACGGCCACGGCGACGACGACCATCTCACGCAACCCCGCGGTCGCGATCGACAAGACGGTGGACAGAGCGTCGATCAGCGCGCCCGGCGTGCTCAACTACACGATCAAGGTCAGCAACACCGGCAATCTGGCGCTGACCGGCGTCTCGGTGAGCGACACGATTCCTGACGGAACCGTCGGAGCCCTGACGGGACCGACCGGCGACGGCGGCGTCGTCGGCACGCTCGATCTGGGCGAGACCTGGACTTACACGGCGAGCTTCAACGTCAATCAGGCGCGCATCGACGCCGGGACCGCCCTGGTCAACACCGCGCGGGTGACCACCACCCAGACGCCGACAGCGGTGACCGATACGGCGACCACGACGATCACCGCCACGCCGGCGTTGACGGTCCGCAAGACCGTCGACCGGGCCACCATCAGCGCTCCGGGCGTGCTGAACTACACGATCACGGTGAGCAACACCGGCAACCAGTCCCTGACCGGCGTGACGCCGACCGACACCCTGCCGAACGGTTCGGCCGCGACTCTGACCGGCCCGACGGGCGACGGCGGCGTGGTCGGGACGCTGGATGTCGGCGAGACCTGGACCTACACCACGACCTACAGCGTCACCCAGGCCGAGATCGACGCCGGGACCGACCGCACCAACACCATCAGCGTCGTCTCGACCCAGACGTCGACGCCGGCCACGGGGACGGCCGTCACGCGCATCCAGAGGTCGCCGGCGATCACCATCGACAAGACCGTCGACCGGTCCTCGATCGCGGCGCCCGGCGCGCTGAACTACACCATCACCGTCCGGAACTCCGGCAACGTGGCCCTGACCGGCGTGGCCGTGAGCGACACCCTGCCGGACGGCGGCGCGGGGACCCTGACCGGCCCGACGGGCGGCGGCGGCGCGCCGGGCGTGCTCGACGTCGGCGAGACCTGGACCTACACGACGAGCTTCAACGTCAGCCAGGCCCGGATCGACGCCGGGACCAGCCTGACCAACCTGGCCTCCGCGACCAGCACCCAGACGCCGACGGCTGTGACCGACACCGCGGTGACCACCGTCACCGCCGCTCCGGCGCTGACGGTCCGCAAGACCGTCGACCGCCCGACGATCTCCGCGCCCGGGCTGCTGAGCTACACGATCACGGTGAGCAACACCGGCAACGTCTCGCTGACCGGCGTGACGCCGACCGACACCCTGCCGAACGGTTCGACCGGAGCCCTGACCGGACCGACCGGCGACGCCGGCGTGGCGGGCACGCTCGATGTCGGCGAGACCTGGACCTACACGACGACCTACAGCGTCACCCAGGCCGAGATCGACGCCGGGACCGACCGCACCAACACCGTCGGCGTGACCACGACCCAGACGCCGACGCCGGCCACGGGAACGGCCGTCACGCGGATCCAGAGGTCGCCGGCGATCACCATCGACAAGACCGTCGACCAGGCGTCGATCTCGGCGCCGGGGGCGCTGGCCTACACGATCGTGGTGCGGAACACGGGCAATGTGGCGCTCACCGGCGTGACCCTGAGCGACACCCTGCCGGACGGAACCGCGGGCGCTCTCAGCGGCCCGACGGGGGATGGCGGCGCGCCGGGCGTGCTCGACGTCGGCGAGGCCTGGACCTACACGACCAGCTTCAACGTCAGCCAGGCGCGGATCGACGCGGGCGCCAGCCTGACGAACCTGGCCTCGGTGACCTCGACCCAGACGCCGACCCCGACGACCGACACGGCGGTGACGACGGTGTCGCAACGCGCCGCCTTCCGGATCGATAAGACGGTCGACCAGGCGGTCATCTCGACGCCGGGCTCGCTCAACTACACGATCCGGGTGATCAACACCGGCAACGTGTCCCTGACCAACGTCGCCCCGACCGACACCCTGCCGGACGGCTCGATTGGGGTCCTGCCGGCGCCCTCTGGCGACGGCGGCGCGGCCGGCGTGCTCGACGTCGGCGAAACCTGGACCTACACGATCAGCTATCCGGTCGATCAGGCGCGCATCGAGGTCGGCGGCAACCTGATCAACAGAGTCTCGGTCACCACCGCCGAGACGACCTCGCCGCTGGACGATGCGGTCACCTCGATCGCCCAGTACTTCTCGCTGTCGATCGACAAGATCGTCGACCAGAGCAGCACCAGCACGGTCGGGACCGTGCTCAACTACACCGTCACATTGCGCAACACCGGCAACGTCTCGCTGAGCGGACTGAGCGTCACCGACACTCTGCCCAACGGCGCGGCCGGCGTGCTGACCTTCACCGGCGGCGACGCCAACGGCGACACCCGGCTGGACCTCAACGAGCAGTGGACCTACTCGGGCAGCTACATCGTCACCCAGGCCGACATCGACAACGGCGCGACGCTGGTGAACACCGCGCGCGCCACCTCGGCCCAGACGCCGGTCGCGGTGAGCGACACCGCCACGACGATCGTCAACCAGAACGCCGGCATCCTGGTCGAAAAGGACGTCGACAAGGACACCGTCGCGACCACGGGAACGCTGGTCTACACGATCCGGGCGACCAACATCGGCAACACCACGCTGAGCAACGTGACGCCGGTGGACATCCTGCCGGACGGCACGACGGCGGTGCTGTCCGGCCCGAGCGGCGACGGCGGCCTGCCGGGCGAGATCGACGTCGGCGAGACCTGGACCTGGACGACGACCTTCAACGTCAACCAGAACCAGCTGAACGCTGGCGCCGACCTGATCAACAACGTCACGGTCACCGCGACCGACCCCGGCGGCAACCGCACGGACTCGGATTCCGTCACCACGAGCCTGGTCCGCGTTCCGGCCATGGCGGTGACCAAGTCGGTCGACAAGACCGCGATCGCGGCGCCGGGGACGCTGAGCTACGCCCTGACCGTGTCGAACACCGGCAACGTGTCGCTGACGAACGTGACGCCCGTCGACACCTTGCCGGACGGCTCCGCCGCGGTCCTGTCCGGGCCGGCGGGCGACGGCGGCGCGCCCGGCGTGCTCGATGTCGGCGAGACCTGGACCTACACGACGACCTTCAACGCGACCCAGGCCCAGATCGACGCCGGCGCGCCGCTGGTCAACAGCCTGTCCGCGACCTCCGCGGAGACCCCGACGCCGGCGACGGCGACGGCCACGACGACCATCACGGGCTCGCCGAGCCTGCGGGTGACCAAGGTCGTCGACCGTGGCGCGATCTCGGCGCCGGGCCAGCTGAACTACACGATCACGGTGGCCAACACCGGCAACGTGTCTCTGACGGGCGTGACGCCGACCGACACTCTGCCGGACGGGACGGCCGGGGTCCTGTCGCCTCCCTCCGGCGACGCCGGCGTGCTTGGCGTGCTCGATGTCGGCGAAACCTGGACCTACACCACGACCTTCAACGCGACCCAGGCCCAGATCGACGCCGGCGCGACCCTCACCAACACCGTGTCGGTCGTCTCCACCCAGACGCCCGCGCCGACGACGGCGACGGCGGCCACGACGGTCTCGACCGCGCCCGGCCTGGCGGTGACCAAGGCCGTCGACCAGACGTCGATCTCGGCGCCGGGGACCCTAACCTACACCTTGACGCTGTCGAACACCGGCAACGTGTCGCTCACCGGCGTGACCCCGGTCGACACCCTGCCGGACGGCTCGGCCGGCGCGCTCAGCGGTCCAACCGGCGACGGCGGCGCGCCAAACGTGCTCGATGTGGGTGAGACCTGGACCTACACGACGACCTTCAACGCGACCCAGGCCCAGATCGACGCCGGGTTGGCGCTGGTCAACAACCTGTCGGTCACGACCACCCAGACCCCGACGCCCGAGACGGCCTCGGCGACCACCACCGTCAACGGCGCGCCGGGGCTCAGCGTGACGAAGGTCGTGGACCACCGCTCCATCTCGGCGCCCGGACCGCTCAACTACACGATCACAGCGAGAAACACCGGCAACCAGTCCCTGACGGGCGTGACGCCGACCGACACCCTGCCGGACGGCTCGGCCGGCGCGCTCAGCGGCCCGACGGGCGACGCCGGCGCGCCTGGCGTGCTCGATGTCGGCGAGACCTGGACCTGGACGGCGACCTTCAACGCGACCCAGGCCCAGATCGACGCCGGCGCAACGCTGACCAACACCGTCTCGGTGGTCTCGACCCAAACGCCGGCTCCGGCGACGGCCACGGCCGCCACCACGATCTCCAGCGCGCCGCGGCTGAGCGTCGGCAAGACCGTCGACCAGGCTTCGATCTCGGCGCCGGGGACCCTGACCTACACCCTGACGCTGTCGAACACCGGCAATGTCTCGCTGACGGGCGTGGCGCCGGTCGACACTCTGCCGGACGGCTCGACAGCGGCCCTGTCCGGCCCGACGGGCGACGGCGGCGCGCCAGGCGTGCTCGATGTGGGCGAAACCTGGACCTACACGACCACCTTCACCGTGAACCAGGCGCGCATCGACGCTGGTGCGGCGCTGGTCAACAGCCTGTCGGCGACGACGGCTGAGACTCCGACTCCGGAAACGGCCACGGCGACGACCACCATCGCCGCAGCCCCCGAGCTCACGGCGACCAAGACCGTCGACCGCTCGGCGATCTCCGCGCCGGGGGTCCTGAACTATGTGATCCGCCTGCGGAACGCCGGCAACGTCTCGCTGACCGGCGTGACGCCCAGCGACACGCTGCCCGACGGCTCGGCCGGGGTCCTGTCCGGCCCGTCGGGCGACGGCGGCGCGCCGGGCGTGCTCGATGTTGGCGAGACCTGGACCTATACGACGACCTTCGCGGTGAACCAGGCGCGGATCGACGCCAGCGCGCCCCTGGTCAACACCGTGTCGGCGGTCACGACCCAGACCCCGACGGCCCGCACGGCGACCGCGACGACGACCGTCTCGAGCGACCCCGGCGTGGCGATCACCAAGTCGGTGGATCACGCGACGGTCAGCAGCCCGATGACCCTGACCTACACCATCCGCGCGCTCAACACGGGCAACCGCTCGCTCGGATCGGTGACCCTGAACGACACGCTGTCCAACGGCGGCGTCGTCACGGTCGGGGCGCCGCAGGAGAGCCCCGGCGGCGGAACGCCGGGCGTGCTCGATGTGGGCGAAACCTGGACCTGGACCGCGACCTACGCCCTGACCCAGGCCGACATCGACGCCGCCGCCGCGCTGGTGAACACCGCCACACTGACCACTGACCTGACCGCGGCGCAGAGCGCGACGGCCACCACCCTGGTCAACGACCTGTCCGAGCTGATCGTCGAGAAGGACGTCGACCTGCAGCAGGTCAGCGCGCCCGGCCCGCTGACCTACAGCATTCGCGTCGTCAACGGCGGCAACACCCGGCTGATGACCCCCGCGTTGACCGACACGCTGTCGAACGGCGGGACGGTGACTGTAGGACCGCCTTCCGAAAGCCTGCCCGGGGGGACCGCGGGCGTGCTCGATGTCGGCGAGACCTGGACCTACACGGCGACCCACGCGGTGACCCAGGCCGAGATCGACGCGGGCGCCGACCTGGTCAACACGGCCTCGGCGACGGCGCAACGGCCGGCCGGCGGCGCACTCACGGCCGACGACACGGCGACGACGCGGATCACCCAGCGGGTCGACGTCGAGCTGGTGAAGAGCGGAACCCTGAATCTGGGCGCCGACGGCCGCATCGGGGCTGGCGACACCATCAGCTTCGCGTTCGCGGTCTCGAACACCGGCAATGTGACGATCAACAACCTGACCCTGACCGACGGCCTGCCGGGCGTGGTCGTCACCGGCGGTCCGATCGCCAGCCTGGCCGCCGGGGCGAGGGACGCCACGACCTTCACCGGCAGCTACATCCTGACCCAGGCCGACATCGACGCGGGACGGATCACCAATCCGGCCACCGTGACCGGCGCGACCTCGGCGGGTGGAACGGCGACGGCTTCGGATGATGTGACCCTGGCCCTGACCGGCCTGCCGACGATCACGCTGGACAAGACCGGCAGTCTGAACATGGGCGCGAACGGCCGGGCGGACGTCGGCGACGTCATCACCTACGCCTTCACCGTCACCAACATCGGCAACGTCACCGTCAACGCCGTCTCGATCAGCGACGTCCTGCCTGGGATCGTGCTGAACGGCGGCCCCATCGCCAGCCTGGCGCCGGGAGCCTCCGACTCCGGCACGATCACGGCCGCCTACGCCTTGACCCAGGCCGACATTGACGCCGGCCAGGTGATCAACACGGCGACCGCCAGCGGCCAGGACCCGAGCGGCAATCCAGTCTCCGCCAGCGACGGTCTGACCATTCCGATCGCCGGCGCGCCGACCATCACGCTGGACAAGACCGGCAGCCTGAACCTGGGCGCGGACGGCCGGGCCGACGTCGGCGACGTCGCCGCCTACGCCTTCACCGTGACCAACACCGGCAACCAGACACTGACCAACGTCACGATCACGGACGCCCTGGCCGGCGTGACGCTCAGCGGCGGCCCGATCGCCACGCTGGCGCCCGGCGCCTCGGACTCGACCACGATCACGGCGACCTACGCCCTGAAGCAGACCGACATCGACGCCGGCCAGCTGGTCAACACCGCCACGACCACGGCCGCGGCGCCCGGCGGGGCGACCGTCTCGGCGAACGACAGCCTGACGCTGCCGATCACGGGGGCGCCGCTGCTGACGCTGGACAAGACCGGCGTCCTGGATCTGGGCGGCGACGGCCGAGCCGGCGTCGGCGACGTGATCACCTACGCCTTCACCGTGACCAACGGCGGCAACGTCACCGTCAGCAACGTCGTCATCACCGACGCCCTGGCCGGGGTGACCATGAGCGGCGGCCCCATCGCCACGCTGGCGCCCGGAGCGTCGGACACGACCACCATCACGGCGACCTATGCCCTGACCCAGGCCGACGTCGACGCCGGCCGGGTGATCAACACCGCCACCGCCACCGGCCAGACTCCCTCGGGCGATCCGTTGACCGGGACGGACAGCGTCACGGTTCCCGTGGCCGGCGCGCCCGCCGTGACCCTGACCAAGACCGCGACGCTGGACGACGGCGGCGACGGCCGGGCCGATGCGGGCGACACGATCCGCTACCGCTTCCTGGTCGCCAACACCGGCAACCAGACCCTGACCAACATCACCATCGCGGACGCCCTGGCCGGCGTGACGGTGACCGGCGGCCCGATCGCGACGCTGGCGCCCGGCGCCTCTGATGCGACGACGATCACAGCGACCTACGTCCTGACCCAGGCCGACATCGACGGCGGGCAGGTGGTCAACACGGCCACGGCGACCGGGCAGGGGCCCGGCGCGGTCTCGGTCTCCGACGCCGACAGCGTCACCACGCCGATCCTCGGCGCGCCGGCGATCGTGGCGACCAAGGCCGCCGCCCTCACCACCGACCGAGCGACCCAAGGCGTGGGCAACGCCGGCGACGTGATCACCTATACGGTCACGGTCACGAACACCGGCAACACCACGCTGGAGAACCTTGTCGTCGGCGATGTCTTCCAGGGCGGAGCTGAAACGCTTCTGGCCTGCGCGCCCTCAACCCTGCCGCCCGGCGCCACGACGGCCTGCACCAGCTATACGCACGTCATCACCCAGGACGAGGCCAACGCCGGCGTGTCGCTGAGCAACACGGTCTCGGCCAGGGCCCATGTCCTGGGCCGGCCGGCGGTCACCGCCACCGCCGGCGCCGCGACCACCACGGCCGTCGAGCCCGATCCGACCGATCTGCAGATCTCCAAGTCGGCCGCGCCGCGCGACGTGAAGATCGGCGATCTGGTCCGCTACACCGTCACCATCGTCAACGTCGGGACCGTCGACGCCGTCGACGTCACCCTGACCGACACGCCGCCGGGCGGCTTCAGCTACGTTGAAGGCTCGCTGTCGGTGGACGACGCCGACGACGCCTTCCGCCTGGCCGGGGTCAACCCGATCCGGGTCGATCGGATCGATGTTCCGGTCGGACAGAGGGCCACGGTGGTCTACCTGCTGCGGGTCGGCGCCGGCGTCCGCCCAGGTAGTCATGTGAACCGCGCGGTCGCCGAGGACGGCCCCCGGGTGTCCAACATCGCCACCGCCGAAGTGCGGCTGGTCTCAGACCCGCTGCTCGACGAAAGCCTGATCGTCGGCACGGTCTTCGACGACCGAGACGGCGACGGCTGGCAGGACGAGGGCGAGCCGGGCATCCCCGGCGTGCGCATCGCCTCGGTCGAAGGCCTGATCGTCGAGACCGACCAGTTCGGCCGCTATCACCTGGTCGGCGTCGACGGCGGGCCGTGGGAGCGCGGACGGAACTTCATCCTCAAGGTCGATCCGGTGACCCTGCCGCCCGGCAGCAGGTTCAGCACCGACAACCCCTTGCTGCGGCGCGTGACGCCAGGGCTGCCCGTCCGTTTCGATTTCGGCGTGATCCTGCCACAGGCGGCTGCGCCTTCGGGTCAGGAGGTCCGGCCGTGA